In the genome of Macellibacteroides fermentans, one region contains:
- a CDS encoding TonB-dependent receptor, translated as MKKSFLILLLSAFSSVSFAQSSGTISGQVVDEFNKPIEHATVVVLNLPDSSMAKGAVTSSNGNFSINQIKNGNYVVKSSYIGYVANTKNIRITSQNNKHTLGVIKLSTDNVLLDGVTVVGKAAEMVIRNDTVEYNPEAFKTQENAVVEDLLKKLPGVEVASDGKITAGGKQVKKILVDGKEFFADDPTMATKNLTADMIDKLQVVERKSEMERLTGISDGEEETIINLQIKPERKKGWLGNFGAGVGNKERYEGNGMFNRFVGNNVYSVIGNVGNTNSGRGGNRSYGGGNGNTEAGSLNFSVGTETSPKLKIEGSGQYSFRNTDAESKSYTETFLSNSSQFSDRNSFNLSETDDFNTEFRLEWKPDEYNTFRFKPRAGYSKSNSFSQSDNNTYTEAGNPEDFLNKSNSKSSSESSSQSGGMDVDYSHSFKNKPGRRFNLSVSGTVGENESESFSRSTAIYTINPDANNTDLIRRVENITSSYNYRVYASYVEPVFTNRFLQLSYSYRFNNRESDKKTYARKSEEDLIGELDESISLTNNFENDNIRQQIQASFRTVRDKYEYQLGVNIEPQKSTSRRSYLVESENKVLSRSVTNWAPTARFQYNFSREKNLRINYRTNTSQPDLSQLDETIDDSNPSNIRYGNAGLKPSFSQSLEVRLQLMERKSQRSIMASLEGSTTNNSIVSKVIYAEDGSGKRETTYDNVNGVWNTSAFLMTNLPFSTKFRFNSFTRFSFNNHVGYTSDRLATIPTKNITKNSILNQNLGIRFITPVIELATNGSIGYNGVRSTAKTSSNQDVFTYRVNGNVTLFLPLSISLSSDIGYQTSSGYSAGYSQNQTIWNANIQKSVLKNAGMIAFRIYDILQQRQNISRSVSETAITESINNSLTSYFLASFTYRFNLFGGKGGNMPGERPEGMRDGMRERRFDRGGQGHGRW; from the coding sequence TTGAAAAAGTCATTTCTTATTTTGCTTTTGTCTGCTTTCAGTTCAGTGTCTTTTGCCCAATCTTCGGGTACAATTTCCGGACAAGTTGTAGATGAATTCAACAAGCCCATAGAACACGCTACAGTTGTTGTGTTAAATCTTCCTGATAGTTCGATGGCAAAAGGTGCCGTTACTTCTTCCAATGGAAACTTCAGCATCAATCAGATAAAAAATGGTAATTACGTAGTCAAATCATCCTATATCGGATATGTTGCAAACACAAAAAACATCCGTATAACATCTCAAAATAACAAACATACGTTGGGGGTTATAAAACTGTCGACCGACAATGTTTTACTGGATGGTGTAACTGTGGTAGGAAAGGCTGCCGAAATGGTGATCAGGAATGATACGGTAGAATATAATCCGGAGGCTTTCAAAACACAAGAGAATGCCGTGGTTGAAGATTTATTAAAAAAATTGCCGGGTGTTGAAGTAGCAAGCGATGGAAAGATAACCGCCGGAGGAAAACAGGTAAAGAAAATCCTAGTAGACGGTAAAGAGTTTTTTGCTGATGATCCAACCATGGCTACCAAAAATCTCACGGCAGACATGATTGATAAACTTCAGGTTGTGGAACGTAAATCGGAGATGGAACGGCTTACAGGAATAAGCGATGGTGAAGAGGAAACGATTATCAATCTGCAGATTAAACCCGAACGGAAAAAGGGATGGTTGGGTAACTTCGGTGCCGGTGTTGGAAATAAAGAACGATACGAAGGAAACGGTATGTTCAACCGGTTTGTAGGTAATAACGTCTATTCGGTTATCGGCAATGTGGGCAATACCAATTCCGGACGAGGTGGAAACCGTAGTTACGGTGGAGGAAATGGAAATACCGAAGCCGGATCTCTCAATTTCTCTGTAGGTACAGAAACCAGTCCCAAGCTTAAGATTGAGGGAAGCGGACAGTATTCGTTCCGGAATACAGACGCCGAATCCAAAAGTTACACCGAAACATTTCTGAGTAATTCATCTCAGTTCTCCGACAGAAATTCATTCAACCTTTCTGAAACAGACGATTTCAATACAGAGTTTCGTCTGGAATGGAAACCCGACGAATATAATACATTCCGCTTCAAGCCCAGAGCAGGCTATTCCAAATCGAACTCCTTTTCGCAAAGCGATAACAACACCTATACGGAAGCAGGAAATCCGGAAGATTTCCTGAATAAAAGTAATTCTAAGTCGTCTTCAGAATCATCTTCACAAAGTGGAGGAATGGACGTGGACTATAGCCATTCTTTTAAAAACAAGCCCGGCAGAAGGTTTAACCTGAGTGTAAGCGGAACGGTGGGTGAAAATGAATCGGAATCGTTTTCACGCTCTACCGCCATATACACCATCAATCCGGATGCGAATAATACAGACCTTATCCGCAGGGTTGAAAATATCACATCGTCTTATAATTACCGGGTGTATGCCTCGTACGTAGAGCCGGTGTTTACCAACCGGTTTCTGCAGTTATCTTACTCTTATAGGTTTAACAACAGAGAAAGCGATAAAAAAACCTATGCTCGTAAATCGGAAGAGGATCTGATCGGTGAATTGGATGAAAGCATCAGTCTGACCAACAACTTTGAAAACGACAATATCCGTCAGCAGATTCAGGCAAGCTTCCGTACCGTAAGAGATAAATACGAATACCAGCTTGGCGTGAATATCGAACCTCAGAAATCAACCAGCAGGCGTTCATATCTTGTTGAATCGGAAAATAAGGTATTAAGCCGATCGGTTACAAACTGGGCTCCCACTGCAAGGTTTCAGTATAATTTCTCCAGAGAAAAGAATCTGCGTATAAACTACCGGACCAATACCTCTCAACCAGACCTCAGTCAGCTTGACGAAACCATAGATGATTCAAATCCCAGCAACATCCGGTATGGAAATGCCGGACTGAAACCCAGTTTCAGTCAGTCGCTGGAAGTTCGCTTACAGTTGATGGAACGCAAGTCGCAGCGGTCAATCATGGCAAGTCTGGAAGGTAGCACCACAAACAACAGCATTGTTTCGAAAGTAATTTATGCCGAAGATGGCTCTGGTAAAAGAGAGACTACTTACGACAATGTGAACGGGGTTTGGAATACATCGGCTTTTCTGATGACCAACCTTCCTTTTTCAACCAAATTCCGGTTTAATTCATTTACCAGATTCAGCTTTAACAACCACGTGGGTTACACATCCGACCGGTTGGCTACAATCCCGACCAAGAATATAACAAAGAATTCCATATTGAATCAGAATCTGGGTATACGGTTTATTACACCGGTAATCGAACTGGCAACCAACGGCTCTATCGGGTACAACGGTGTTCGAAGTACAGCCAAGACCAGCAGCAACCAGGATGTATTTACCTACCGTGTAAACGGCAATGTTACTTTGTTTCTGCCGCTCAGTATTTCTCTTTCAAGTGATATAGGTTATCAAACCAGTTCTGGATATTCCGCCGGATACAGTCAGAATCAGACAATATGGAATGCCAATATACAGAAATCAGTATTGAAAAATGCCGGAATGATAGCCTTCCGTATCTACGATATCCTCCAACAAAGACAAAACATAAGCCGTTCTGTGTCAGAAACGGCCATCACTGAATCTATCAACAACAGCCTTACAAGCTACTTCCTTGCGTCGTTCACCTACCGATTCAACCTTTTTGGAGGAAAAGGAGGAAACATGCCGGGCGAGAGACCCGAAGGTATGAGAGATGGCATGCGTGAAAGAAGATTCGACAGAGGCGGACAAGGGCATGGCCGGTGGTAA
- a CDS encoding FAD-dependent oxidoreductase, translating to MITRRDFIKVAAAGGALATLGDMPEAKAAVKTIVPDPAYCYESEKKIPVIAEVDLVVVGGSSAAVAAATAASKAGRKVFLFTPLSYLGDDICGSFQYHLKKDEKPVTALSQKIFVQKKEPTPLHVKQILENELIDNDVVFLYNCFLTNVLQDNNHAAAGVVFANRSGRQAVACKGVIDATLTAVAARMFGLQFSPFVTGKQRFEFTVVGNSIKKAPELLSAELLPYKMKAKGKEFPVVNYAFEHELKSDTYASLMEVEQKIRDITWDADQGDSSDLLWYVPQQKIIGQQSYTNTFTSVRDIPLQAFTPQNKKNIWILGPSLDADRKIAEVLMRPVNALLLGDIMGELVAARLADTSMPSELHTVQSNAMASDYGLVGELLNPLRPSMRFGFAQSERGALPVLGTYDVVILGGGTVGAPAGIAASRQGARTLVIEQLHGLGGMGTLGLIGRYWDGYRDGFSSEIDLGVKNMAPEDHPRQQKNWKNDYNSDWKQEWYRREIRRAGGEIWFGAIGCGAVIKNNVITGVVVATPWGRGVILCRTVIDSTGSADIAIAAGAPFEYTGKRSIAVQGAGLSHISPTDYYNNNDWAFIDDSDMLDVTRMFVQAKVKNEGAYDIVKLPQTRERRRVIGDHIVSVYDVLNHRRYPDTISYHKSSFDTHGMIVDPFFILSPPLARHTIYEADVPLRSLLPSGLDGILTTGLGASAHRDAMPVIRMQSCLQNQGYAVGYLAALAAKENKTVRKVDFKKVQRHLVGIGNLPQRVLTDKEFKGFSNKEMELAAQSIPDDFKGLEKLLTDTKRCIPLVNKQLSLCSDAEAKVKYASILCILGESSHVTLLEDKIKSYPQWDKGWHYTGMGQFGMSMSTLDALIIALGKAKQTSSLPVILEKARLLEPDDYFSHFRAIALATESIRSGEAVAVLAELLSKPGIRYHHIANLKDARNRVVPGSDDVSTRNRALKELHLARALYGCGDQDGMGEKILKKYAEGLQGHYARYANEILQDQI from the coding sequence ATGATAACACGAAGAGATTTTATTAAGGTAGCGGCAGCTGGCGGGGCTTTGGCTACGTTGGGAGATATGCCGGAAGCAAAGGCAGCAGTGAAGACTATTGTGCCCGATCCGGCTTATTGTTATGAATCAGAAAAGAAAATACCTGTTATAGCCGAGGTCGATCTGGTTGTGGTTGGTGGAAGCTCGGCTGCAGTAGCTGCGGCGACTGCAGCATCCAAAGCGGGAAGAAAGGTTTTCCTTTTTACCCCGCTTTCGTATCTGGGTGACGATATTTGCGGTTCGTTTCAATACCATCTTAAGAAGGACGAAAAACCGGTGACGGCTCTTTCTCAAAAAATCTTTGTGCAAAAGAAGGAGCCAACGCCGTTGCATGTTAAGCAAATCCTTGAAAATGAACTGATAGACAATGATGTTGTCTTTCTATATAATTGCTTCTTAACCAATGTGCTTCAGGATAACAACCATGCAGCAGCCGGTGTGGTCTTTGCCAATCGATCCGGACGGCAGGCGGTTGCCTGCAAAGGAGTGATCGATGCAACTTTAACGGCTGTAGCTGCACGTATGTTCGGACTGCAATTCTCTCCGTTTGTTACGGGCAAACAACGTTTTGAATTTACTGTTGTGGGTAACTCGATCAAAAAAGCTCCCGAACTTCTGTCGGCCGAACTTTTACCATATAAGATGAAAGCCAAGGGGAAGGAGTTCCCGGTTGTAAACTATGCGTTTGAACATGAACTGAAAAGTGACACTTATGCATCACTTATGGAGGTTGAGCAGAAGATCCGGGATATCACCTGGGACGCAGATCAGGGAGATAGTTCCGATCTGCTGTGGTATGTGCCGCAACAGAAAATTATTGGTCAGCAATCCTATACTAATACATTTACATCTGTACGGGATATTCCGCTGCAAGCCTTTACCCCTCAAAACAAGAAAAATATCTGGATTCTGGGACCTTCGCTGGATGCCGATCGTAAGATTGCCGAGGTACTGATGCGACCGGTTAACGCATTGCTTCTGGGAGATATTATGGGTGAATTGGTTGCGGCCCGGTTAGCAGATACTTCAATGCCATCAGAACTGCACACGGTACAAAGTAATGCCATGGCATCGGATTATGGTCTGGTGGGCGAATTGCTTAATCCGCTTCGGCCTTCCATGCGTTTTGGATTTGCTCAATCGGAAAGGGGGGCATTGCCTGTATTGGGTACTTACGACGTTGTTATCTTAGGCGGAGGAACTGTGGGTGCTCCTGCCGGTATAGCTGCGTCCCGTCAGGGTGCCAGAACATTGGTTATTGAACAACTGCACGGATTAGGAGGTATGGGAACGCTCGGATTGATAGGCCGCTATTGGGATGGATACCGGGATGGGTTCTCTTCCGAAATAGATTTGGGGGTAAAGAATATGGCGCCAGAAGATCATCCCCGTCAGCAAAAGAACTGGAAAAACGATTACAACTCCGATTGGAAGCAGGAGTGGTATCGCCGGGAAATACGCCGTGCCGGAGGCGAAATCTGGTTCGGCGCCATTGGATGTGGCGCAGTGATAAAGAATAATGTGATTACCGGAGTGGTGGTAGCTACCCCTTGGGGCAGAGGTGTTATCTTGTGCCGTACGGTTATCGACAGTACAGGTAGTGCTGATATTGCCATTGCTGCAGGGGCTCCATTCGAATATACCGGAAAAAGAAGTATTGCCGTACAGGGTGCGGGATTGTCTCATATATCTCCGACCGACTATTACAATAACAACGACTGGGCTTTTATCGATGATTCGGATATGCTTGACGTAACTCGTATGTTTGTACAGGCCAAGGTTAAGAACGAGGGAGCATACGATATTGTAAAACTTCCTCAAACCAGAGAGCGCCGACGTGTTATTGGCGACCATATCGTATCTGTTTACGATGTACTTAATCATCGTCGTTATCCGGATACCATTTCGTATCATAAAAGTTCCTTCGATACCCATGGGATGATTGTTGACCCCTTTTTTATTTTAAGTCCGCCTTTGGCCCGTCATACCATTTACGAAGCAGATGTTCCGTTGCGTAGTCTGCTTCCGTCAGGGTTGGACGGCATTCTTACTACCGGATTAGGAGCCAGCGCCCATCGGGATGCCATGCCAGTGATCCGTATGCAATCGTGCCTGCAGAATCAGGGGTATGCCGTAGGTTATCTGGCCGCATTGGCCGCAAAAGAGAATAAGACGGTCCGGAAAGTCGACTTCAAGAAAGTGCAACGTCATCTGGTCGGTATAGGTAATTTACCCCAAAGGGTATTAACCGACAAGGAGTTCAAAGGTTTTTCCAATAAGGAGATGGAGCTTGCAGCACAAAGTATTCCCGATGATTTTAAAGGATTGGAAAAGCTGCTTACCGACACCAAACGATGTATCCCATTGGTAAACAAACAGCTTTCACTATGCTCCGATGCCGAGGCTAAGGTGAAATATGCAAGCATACTTTGTATCTTAGGCGAAAGCAGTCATGTTACTTTGTTGGAAGATAAAATCAAGTCTTACCCGCAATGGGATAAAGGATGGCATTATACGGGTATGGGGCAGTTTGGTATGAGTATGAGCACCCTCGATGCCCTTATCATCGCCTTGGGAAAAGCGAAACAGACCTCATCACTTCCTGTTATTCTGGAAAAGGCCCGATTGCTGGAGCCGGATGACTATTTCTCTCACTTTAGGGCTATTGCTTTGGCTACTGAATCGATCCGCTCCGGAGAGGCAGTCGCTGTATTGGCCGAATTGCTTTCCAAACCGGGTATCAGGTACCATCACATAGCCAACTTAAAAGATGCCCGGAACCGGGTAGTTCCGGGATCGGACGATGTTAGTACCCGTAACAGGGCGCTCAAGGAGCTGCATCTTGCCCGGGCATTGTACGGTTGTGGCGATCAAGATGGAATGGGAGAGAAGATACTGAAAAAATATGCCGAAGGTTTACAGGGACATTATGCCCGCTATGCGAATGAGATTTTACAAGATCAAATCTGA
- a CDS encoding HU family DNA-binding protein, whose translation MAANYKLVRNPDPANSEELKPLHPRIKSLGTLSIEQLADRAQGRSSLSPATIKSALLVISDLLQETLREGYNVNLNNIGYFSVSLKSRPVMEKNEIRSESVHFSHVNFRCSQELKDKLSTMEVTRAQSVTVPNLSQAEKELRLKKHFEQKLNLTTTEYMNLTYCSRQKALKELKSLVQEDKITKIGSKNATQYLNKSL comes from the coding sequence ATGGCCGCAAATTATAAGTTAGTACGTAACCCAGACCCAGCTAATAGCGAAGAACTAAAACCATTACACCCCCGCATCAAATCACTTGGAACGCTTAGCATCGAGCAGTTGGCCGACCGCGCACAAGGCCGAAGCAGCCTGTCGCCTGCCACCATCAAAAGCGCCTTATTGGTTATTTCCGATCTTTTGCAGGAAACGCTGAGAGAAGGTTACAATGTAAATCTGAATAACATTGGCTATTTCAGCGTATCCCTTAAGTCGAGGCCGGTAATGGAGAAAAACGAAATACGGAGTGAATCCGTACACTTCAGTCACGTGAATTTCAGGTGCTCACAAGAATTGAAAGACAAGCTCTCAACCATGGAGGTTACCCGCGCCCAATCCGTAACAGTACCCAATCTGAGTCAGGCAGAAAAGGAGTTGCGGCTAAAAAAGCATTTCGAACAAAAGCTAAATCTCACTACCACAGAGTATATGAATCTTACCTATTGCAGCAGGCAAAAAGCCCTGAAAGAGCTGAAAAGCCTGGTCCAAGAAGATAAAATCACTAAGATAGGATCCAAAAACGCCACCCAGTACCTAAACAAGTCTCTGTGA